In one Bordetella pertussis 18323 genomic region, the following are encoded:
- a CDS encoding IS481-like element IS481 family transposase has translation MNTHKHARLTFLRRLEMVQQLIAHQVCVPEAARAYGVTAPTVRKWLGRFLAQGQAGLADASSRPTVSPRAIAPAKALAIVELRRKRLTQARIAQALGVSASTVSRVLARAGLSHLADLEPAEPVVRYEHQAPGDLLHIDIKKLGRIQRPGHRVTGNRRDTVEGAGWDFVFVAIDDHARVAFTDIHPDERFPSAVQFLKDAVAYYQRLGVTIQRLLTDNGSAFRSRAFAALCHELGIKHRFTRPYRPQTNGKAERFIQSALREWAYAHTYQNSQHRADAMKSWLHHYNWHRPHQGIGRAVPISRLNLDEYNLLTVHS, from the coding sequence ATGAACACCCATAAGCATGCCCGATTGACCTTCCTACGTCGACTCGAAATGGTCCAGCAATTGATCGCCCATCAAGTTTGTGTGCCTGAAGCGGCCCGCGCCTATGGGGTCACCGCGCCGACTGTGCGCAAATGGCTGGGCCGCTTCCTGGCTCAGGGCCAGGCGGGCTTGGCCGATGCGTCCTCGCGCCCGACGGTCTCGCCCCGAGCGATTGCGCCGGCCAAGGCGCTGGCTATCGTGGAGCTGCGCCGCAAGCGGCTGACCCAAGCGCGCATCGCCCAGGCGCTGGGCGTGTCAGCCAGCACCGTCAGCCGCGTCCTGGCCCGCGCCGGTCTGTCGCACCTGGCCGACCTGGAGCCGGCCGAGCCGGTGGTGCGCTACGAGCATCAGGCCCCCGGCGATCTGCTGCACATCGACATCAAGAAGCTGGGACGTATCCAGCGCCCTGGCCACCGGGTCACGGGCAACCGACGCGATACCGTTGAGGGGGCCGGCTGGGACTTCGTCTTCGTGGCCATCGATGACCACGCCCGCGTGGCCTTCACCGACATCCACCCCGACGAGCGCTTCCCCAGCGCCGTCCAGTTCCTCAAGGACGCAGTGGCCTACTACCAGCGCCTGGGCGTGACCATCCAGCGCTTGCTCACCGACAATGGCTCGGCCTTTCGCAGCCGCGCCTTCGCCGCGCTGTGCCATGAGCTGGGCATCAAGCACCGCTTTACCCGACCTTACCGCCCACAGACCAATGGCAAGGCCGAACGCTTCATCCAGTCGGCCTTGCGTGAGTGGGCTTACGCTCACACCTACCAGAACTCCCAACACCGAGCCGATGCCATGAAATCCTGGCTACACCACTACAACTGGCATCGACCCCACCAAGGCATCGGGCGCGCTGTACCCATCTCCAGACTCAACCTGGACGAATACAACCTATTGACAGTTCACAGCTAG
- a CDS encoding 2Fe-2S iron-sulfur cluster-binding protein produces the protein MAYRIHLMETGEQFSAEPGESVLDAATRANVRMAHECTFGGCGTCRVKLLEGRVEYEEPPMALSEEEAACGYALVCQARACSDLEISVASGPSFAEPRRIAARVAHIAPLCSDVTHLALEVDPDQWPDYRAGQYMNIVLPDGQTRSFSMASDPRHGRLDFHVRRIAGGRFTDRWLAAAQAGAPLEIEAPLGTFCYHEQDYRPLVMVATGTGLAPIKAMLESLLDDDECPPVSLYWGMRTEADLYLRDAIASWQGRLYEFDFVPVLSRPDAGWRGRSGYVQDAVLQDFDDLSEHALYLCGSPTMIAQAKHRFAERGASLDHLYADSFTFQHPLAAAA, from the coding sequence ATGGCTTATCGCATTCATCTGATGGAAACCGGCGAGCAGTTCAGCGCCGAGCCCGGCGAGTCGGTGCTGGACGCCGCCACGCGCGCCAACGTCCGGATGGCGCACGAATGCACCTTCGGCGGCTGCGGCACGTGCCGCGTCAAGCTGCTGGAGGGCAGGGTCGAATACGAAGAGCCGCCCATGGCGCTGAGCGAGGAAGAGGCGGCGTGCGGCTATGCCCTGGTGTGCCAGGCGCGCGCCTGCTCCGACCTGGAGATCAGCGTGGCCAGCGGGCCGTCCTTCGCCGAGCCGCGCCGCATCGCCGCCCGCGTGGCGCACATCGCGCCGCTGTGCAGCGATGTGACGCACCTGGCGCTGGAGGTCGATCCCGACCAGTGGCCGGACTACCGCGCCGGGCAATACATGAACATCGTGCTGCCCGATGGGCAGACACGCAGTTTCTCGATGGCCTCCGACCCGCGCCATGGGCGGCTGGATTTCCACGTGCGCCGCATCGCCGGCGGGCGCTTCACCGACCGCTGGCTGGCCGCCGCGCAGGCGGGCGCGCCGCTGGAGATCGAGGCGCCGCTGGGCACTTTCTGCTATCACGAGCAGGATTACCGGCCGCTGGTGATGGTGGCCACCGGCACCGGGCTGGCGCCGATCAAGGCCATGCTGGAATCCCTGCTGGACGACGACGAGTGTCCGCCGGTCAGCCTGTACTGGGGCATGCGCACCGAAGCCGACCTGTACCTGCGCGACGCCATCGCGTCATGGCAGGGCCGGTTGTACGAGTTCGATTTCGTGCCGGTGCTGTCGCGCCCCGACGCCGGCTGGCGGGGCCGCAGCGGCTATGTGCAGGATGCGGTGCTGCAGGACTTCGACGACCTTTCCGAGCACGCGCTCTACCTGTGCGGGTCGCCGACCATGATCGCGCAGGCCAAGCACCGTTTCGCCGAGCGCGGCGCCAGCCTGGACCATCTGTACGCGGACAGCTTCACCTTCCAGCATCCGCTGGCGGCCGCGGCCTGA
- a CDS encoding acyl-CoA dehydrogenase, whose amino-acid sequence MDFNAWRRRRITEPAFRWARKAMPGMSDTEREAIEAGDVWWDADLFTGNPDWRKLLDVPPAELTAAEQRFIDGPVAQLCAMLDEWDITWSRRDLPESVWQFMKSQRFFGMIIPEQYGGLGFSPYAHSEVVRRISAYSITAGVTVMVPNSLGPGELLLQFGTPEQREFWLPRLADGTEVPCFGLTSPEAGSDAASMTDTGVVCRQVVDGREMLGIRLNWHKRYITLGPVATVLGLAFKLSDLEGLLGGPADIGISVALVPTEAPGVEIGRRHLPAMQVFQNGPNRGRDVFVPIEALIGGPARAGQGWQMLMSALAAGRGISLPSLSAAAAVVSARATGMYARIRRQFGIPVGQFEGVQEKLARLAGNAYLVEAARRLTCAALNQGHKPAVISAIMKYHATERMRESVDDAMDVHAGKAVIDGPSNYLGNLYRAVPIAITVEGANILTRCLIVFGQGAIRAHPYLMGEVLALGDQDTQRGLEAFHGLFWKHLGHAGANTLRAWGRAWTGGLLARAPVSGPTAIHYRQLSRYAAAFALLADVALGALGGALKRREMISARLGDILSELYLLSAVLKRWEDEGRCHGDLALVRWCMEDGRHRIETRIDQVLSNLPNRPLAWLVRALILPVRLARGPSDALTRECAALLLSPSRTHDRLAADLQRDGDDPLVVNCQ is encoded by the coding sequence ATGGATTTCAACGCTTGGCGCCGCAGGCGTATCACCGAACCCGCATTTCGCTGGGCGCGCAAGGCCATGCCCGGCATGTCGGACACCGAACGCGAGGCCATCGAGGCCGGCGATGTCTGGTGGGACGCCGACCTGTTCACCGGCAATCCCGATTGGCGCAAGCTGCTGGATGTGCCGCCGGCCGAGCTGACGGCCGCCGAGCAGCGCTTCATCGATGGCCCGGTGGCGCAGCTGTGCGCCATGCTGGACGAATGGGACATCACCTGGTCGCGCCGCGATCTGCCCGAGTCGGTCTGGCAGTTCATGAAATCGCAGCGCTTTTTCGGCATGATCATTCCCGAGCAATACGGCGGCCTGGGCTTTTCTCCGTATGCGCATTCGGAGGTGGTGCGGCGCATTTCGGCTTATTCGATCACGGCGGGGGTGACCGTGATGGTGCCGAATTCGCTCGGACCGGGCGAGCTGCTGCTGCAGTTCGGCACGCCCGAGCAGCGCGAATTCTGGCTGCCGCGCCTGGCCGACGGCACCGAGGTGCCGTGCTTCGGCCTGACCAGCCCCGAGGCCGGCTCGGACGCGGCCTCCATGACCGACACCGGCGTGGTGTGCCGCCAGGTGGTGGATGGACGCGAGATGCTGGGCATACGCCTGAACTGGCACAAGCGCTACATCACGCTGGGGCCGGTGGCCACGGTGCTGGGCCTGGCGTTCAAGCTGTCCGACCTCGAGGGCCTGCTGGGCGGTCCGGCCGATATCGGCATTTCGGTGGCGCTGGTGCCCACCGAGGCGCCCGGCGTGGAAATCGGCCGGCGCCATCTGCCGGCCATGCAGGTATTCCAGAACGGCCCCAACCGCGGCCGCGATGTCTTCGTGCCGATCGAGGCCCTGATCGGCGGACCGGCGCGCGCCGGCCAGGGCTGGCAGATGCTGATGAGCGCGCTGGCCGCCGGCCGCGGCATCTCGCTGCCGTCGCTGTCGGCCGCGGCGGCCGTGGTCAGCGCGCGCGCCACCGGCATGTACGCGCGTATCCGCCGCCAGTTCGGCATCCCGGTCGGCCAGTTCGAGGGCGTGCAGGAGAAGCTGGCGCGGCTGGCGGGCAACGCCTATCTGGTCGAGGCCGCGCGCCGCCTGACCTGCGCGGCGCTGAACCAGGGGCACAAGCCGGCGGTGATCTCCGCCATCATGAAATACCACGCCACCGAGCGCATGCGCGAGTCGGTCGACGACGCGATGGACGTGCACGCCGGCAAGGCGGTGATCGACGGTCCGTCGAACTATCTCGGCAATCTGTATCGCGCGGTGCCCATCGCCATCACGGTCGAGGGCGCCAATATCCTGACGCGCTGCCTGATCGTATTCGGCCAGGGAGCGATCCGCGCCCACCCGTACCTGATGGGCGAGGTGCTGGCTCTGGGCGACCAGGACACCCAGCGCGGCCTGGAGGCCTTCCATGGCCTGTTCTGGAAGCATCTGGGCCACGCCGGCGCCAACACCTTGCGGGCCTGGGGCCGGGCCTGGACCGGCGGGCTGCTGGCGCGCGCGCCGGTCAGCGGACCCACGGCGATCCATTACCGCCAGCTCAGCCGCTACGCGGCGGCGTTCGCGCTGCTGGCCGATGTGGCGCTGGGCGCGCTGGGCGGAGCGCTCAAGCGCCGCGAAATGATTTCGGCGCGCCTGGGCGACATCCTGTCCGAACTGTATCTGCTGTCGGCGGTGCTCAAGCGCTGGGAGGACGAGGGGCGCTGCCACGGCGACCTTGCCCTGGTGCGCTGGTGCATGGAGGATGGCCGCCATCGCATCGAGACCCGCATCGACCAGGTGCTGTCCAACCTGCCCAACCGGCCCTTGGCATGGCTGGTGCGCGCGCTGATCCTGCCCGTGCGGCTGGCGCGCGGCCCCTCGGATGCGCTGACGCGCGAATGCGCGGCCTTGCTGCTGTCGCCGTCGCGCACGCACGACCGGCTGGCGGCCGACCTGCAGCGCGATGGCGACGATCCGCTAGTTGTGAACTGTCAATAG
- a CDS encoding GntR family transcriptional regulator, producing the protein MAISGPSTYPLDAGHSAPSLKIGEQHMPLFAVIRDKLRERILSGEFTPGDRLIEGRLSDDMGVSRIPVREALRALAAEGLVTIEPRRGASVAVPSEAIAYDMVEVRATLEGLNAKLAAQRRDDATVTRLRKFLDDGTEAARSDDLQQFLALNSQFHEMLATIAGNVVLTDLMRSLRDRTALLFAPSNMRRAKQNWDEHAQILNAVIAGNGELASLLATQHVHNAARAYTEAQQQNQPSAA; encoded by the coding sequence ATGGCAATTTCTGGTCCCAGCACGTATCCGCTCGACGCCGGCCATTCCGCCCCTTCGCTGAAAATCGGCGAGCAGCACATGCCTTTGTTCGCCGTCATTCGCGACAAATTGCGCGAGCGCATCCTCAGCGGCGAGTTCACGCCGGGCGACCGGCTGATCGAAGGCCGGCTCTCCGACGACATGGGTGTGTCGCGCATCCCGGTACGCGAAGCCCTGCGCGCCCTGGCCGCCGAAGGCCTGGTCACGATCGAGCCGCGCCGCGGCGCGTCGGTGGCGGTGCCGTCCGAGGCCATCGCCTACGACATGGTCGAAGTCCGCGCCACGCTCGAAGGCCTGAACGCCAAGCTGGCCGCGCAGCGCCGCGACGACGCCACCGTGACGCGGCTGCGCAAGTTCCTCGACGATGGGACCGAAGCGGCGCGCAGCGACGACCTGCAGCAATTCCTGGCGCTCAATTCGCAGTTCCACGAGATGCTGGCCACCATCGCCGGCAACGTGGTGCTGACCGACCTGATGCGCTCGCTGCGCGACCGCACCGCCTTGCTGTTCGCGCCCAGCAACATGCGACGCGCCAAGCAGAACTGGGACGAACACGCGCAGATCCTCAATGCCGTGATCGCCGGCAACGGCGAACTGGCCTCGCTGCTGGCCACCCAGCACGTCCACAATGCGGCGCGCGCCTACACCGAGGCGCAGCAACAGAACCAGCCCTCGGCGGCCTGA
- a CDS encoding sulfite exporter TauE/SafE family protein, whose product MPWLAYAPDPWLFAAMAATVFVAAVAQGIGGVGFAMLAAPVAGIFFPQLAPGPLLTLGGFVSLLTALRERAAIDWATVGYTLVGRFAGTLVAVYALTRFAPQLLSVLFAVSILAAVGISVAGVRISASPAQMSGAGLASGVMGTITSVGAPPLAIMMQHSPPPRLRATLGLILFIGASFSLTMLSLADRYGVNEFLLSVGLLPFLLLGFSCSSRLKERMRPATVRRILLGICAIGALVVLARAALGA is encoded by the coding sequence ATGCCCTGGCTTGCCTACGCCCCCGACCCCTGGTTGTTCGCCGCCATGGCTGCCACGGTTTTCGTTGCCGCGGTGGCGCAAGGCATAGGCGGCGTGGGCTTCGCCATGCTGGCCGCGCCCGTGGCGGGAATCTTCTTTCCGCAACTGGCGCCCGGGCCGCTGCTTACCCTGGGCGGCTTCGTGTCGCTGCTGACCGCCCTGCGCGAACGGGCGGCCATCGACTGGGCCACGGTCGGCTACACGCTGGTCGGGCGCTTCGCCGGCACCCTGGTGGCCGTCTATGCCCTGACCCGCTTCGCCCCGCAGCTGCTGTCGGTGCTGTTTGCCGTGTCCATCCTGGCCGCGGTGGGCATCAGCGTGGCTGGCGTGCGGATCAGCGCTTCGCCCGCCCAGATGTCGGGCGCCGGCCTGGCCTCGGGCGTCATGGGCACCATCACCTCGGTCGGCGCGCCGCCGCTGGCCATCATGATGCAGCATTCGCCGCCGCCGCGCCTGCGCGCCACGCTGGGGCTGATCCTGTTCATCGGGGCGTCTTTCTCGCTGACCATGCTGTCGCTGGCCGACCGCTACGGCGTCAACGAGTTCCTGCTCAGCGTCGGCCTGCTGCCGTTCCTGCTGCTCGGCTTCTCCTGCTCCAGCCGCCTGAAGGAGCGCATGCGGCCGGCCACCGTGCGCCGCATCCTGCTGGGCATCTGCGCCATCGGCGCGCTCGTCGTGCTGGCGCGCGCCGCGCTGGGCGCCTGA
- a CDS encoding IS481-like element IS481 family transposase has protein sequence MNTHKHARLTFLRRLEMVQQLIAHQVCVPEAARAYGVTAPTVRKWLGRFLAQGQAGLADASSRPTVSPRAIAPAKALAIVELRRKRLTQARIAQALGVSASTVSRVLARAGLSHLADLEPAEPVVRYEHQAPGDLLHIDIKKLGRIQRPGHRVTGNRRDTVEGAGWDFVFVAIDDHARVAFTDIHPDERFPSAVQFLKDAVAYYQRLGVTIQRLLTDNGSAFRSRAFAALCHELGIKHRFTRPYRPQTNGKAERFIQSALREWAYAHTYQNSQHRADAMKSWLHHYNWHRPHQGIGRAVPISRLNLDEYNLLTVHN, from the coding sequence ATGAACACCCATAAGCATGCCCGATTGACCTTCCTACGTCGACTCGAAATGGTCCAGCAATTGATCGCCCATCAAGTTTGTGTGCCTGAAGCGGCCCGCGCCTATGGGGTCACCGCGCCGACTGTGCGCAAATGGCTGGGCCGCTTCCTGGCTCAGGGCCAGGCGGGCTTGGCCGATGCGTCCTCGCGCCCGACGGTCTCGCCCCGAGCGATTGCGCCGGCCAAGGCGCTGGCTATCGTGGAGCTGCGCCGCAAGCGGCTGACCCAAGCGCGCATCGCCCAGGCGCTGGGCGTGTCAGCCAGCACCGTCAGCCGCGTCCTGGCCCGCGCCGGTCTGTCGCACCTGGCCGACCTGGAGCCGGCCGAGCCGGTGGTGCGCTACGAGCATCAGGCCCCCGGCGATCTGCTGCACATCGACATCAAGAAGCTGGGACGTATCCAGCGCCCTGGCCACCGGGTCACGGGCAACCGACGCGATACCGTTGAGGGGGCCGGCTGGGACTTCGTCTTCGTGGCCATCGATGACCACGCCCGCGTGGCCTTCACCGACATCCACCCCGACGAGCGCTTCCCCAGCGCCGTCCAGTTCCTCAAGGACGCAGTGGCCTACTACCAGCGCCTGGGCGTGACCATCCAGCGCTTGCTCACCGACAATGGCTCGGCCTTTCGCAGCCGCGCCTTCGCCGCGCTGTGCCATGAGCTGGGCATCAAGCACCGCTTTACCCGACCTTACCGCCCACAGACCAATGGCAAGGCCGAACGCTTCATCCAGTCGGCCTTGCGTGAGTGGGCTTACGCTCACACCTACCAGAACTCCCAACACCGAGCCGATGCCATGAAATCCTGGCTACACCACTACAACTGGCATCGACCCCACCAAGGCATCGGGCGCGCTGTACCCATCTCCAGACTCAACCTGGACGAATACAACCTATTGACAGTTCACAACTAG
- a CDS encoding TenA family transcriptional regulator produces the protein MSDLMSREEFRSALENAIKGKSANASPFSIAWASGQLSREHLARWAENHYHYVGPFADYLAYIYGRTPDTYTEAKDFLLANMYEEEIGGDRHTDLLIRFAEACGTTRERVVSPDNMSPTTRGLQSWCYAVAMREDPIVAVAGLVVGLESQVPSIYRKQTPTLREKYGFTDEEVEFFDLHIVSDEIHGERGYQIVLEHANTPELQQRCLRICEVGAQMRLLYTTALYTDYVQHELSLDKLKLAA, from the coding sequence ATGTCGGATTTGATGAGCCGAGAAGAATTCCGCAGTGCGTTGGAAAACGCCATCAAGGGCAAGAGCGCCAACGCATCGCCGTTCAGCATCGCCTGGGCCAGCGGCCAGCTCAGCCGCGAACACCTGGCGCGCTGGGCCGAGAACCACTACCACTATGTCGGCCCGTTCGCCGACTACCTGGCCTATATCTATGGCCGTACGCCCGACACCTATACCGAGGCCAAGGACTTCCTGCTGGCCAATATGTATGAAGAGGAAATCGGCGGCGACCGCCATACCGACCTGCTGATCCGCTTCGCCGAGGCCTGCGGCACCACGCGCGAGCGCGTGGTCAGCCCCGACAACATGTCGCCCACCACGCGCGGCCTGCAGAGCTGGTGCTATGCCGTCGCCATGCGCGAGGACCCCATCGTGGCGGTGGCGGGCCTGGTGGTCGGCCTGGAGTCGCAGGTGCCGTCGATCTACCGCAAGCAGACGCCCACGCTGCGCGAGAAGTACGGCTTCACCGACGAGGAAGTCGAGTTCTTCGACCTGCACATCGTCTCGGACGAGATCCACGGCGAACGCGGCTACCAGATCGTGCTCGAGCATGCCAACACGCCCGAGCTGCAGCAGCGCTGCCTGCGGATCTGCGAAGTCGGCGCCCAGATGCGGCTGCTCTATACCACCGCCCTGTATACCGACTATGTGCAGCACGAGCTGTCGCTGGACAAGCTGAAGCTGGCCGCCTGA
- a CDS encoding GlcG/HbpS family heme-binding protein: MKQIYRLELEEARVMIQAAIAKSEEIGVLESICIVDDGGYPIALERMNGARITGPQIAWNKAFTAAGHKRSTHLFNTPPNGPALPGNEAFGIQWSFEGKFAVFVGGFPIVVDDEVIGGVGLSGGNGEQDTKAGVAALQALADMLAERGMKVMVAADIKK; this comes from the coding sequence ATGAAACAGATCTATCGATTGGAATTGGAAGAAGCACGCGTCATGATCCAGGCCGCGATCGCCAAGTCGGAGGAAATCGGCGTGCTGGAATCGATCTGCATCGTCGATGACGGCGGCTATCCCATCGCGCTGGAGCGCATGAATGGCGCGCGCATCACCGGTCCGCAGATTGCCTGGAACAAGGCGTTCACCGCCGCCGGCCACAAGCGCTCGACGCACCTTTTCAACACGCCGCCCAACGGCCCGGCCTTGCCGGGCAACGAAGCCTTCGGCATCCAGTGGAGCTTCGAGGGCAAGTTCGCCGTGTTCGTGGGCGGGTTTCCCATCGTGGTCGATGACGAGGTCATCGGCGGCGTCGGCCTGAGCGGCGGCAACGGCGAGCAGGACACCAAGGCTGGCGTGGCGGCGCTGCAGGCGCTGGCCGACATGCTGGCCGAGCGCGGCATGAAGGTGATGGTCGCCGCCGACATCAAGAAGTAG
- a CDS encoding ABC transporter substrate-binding protein, which yields MMIDPELRPAFLPAGKLRAAINLGNPILAGTDAAGQAVGVSVDLAREFARRLNAGIELRVFDTAGQSVDAVTREEADIGFFAIDPARGAGIAFTGSYVLIEGAYLVRDDSPLQANEDVDRAGKRVTVGKGSAYDLHLTRALQHAEIVRAASSQAVVDTFLARRLDVAAGVKQQLQADARRVGGVRLLPGRFMVIRQAMGLPKARGDAAAACLDAFVESMKGNGFVAQALARHGIQGASVAPPGRDG from the coding sequence ATGATGATCGACCCCGAATTGCGCCCGGCTTTCCTGCCTGCCGGCAAGTTGCGCGCCGCCATCAACCTGGGCAACCCCATCCTGGCCGGCACCGATGCGGCCGGCCAGGCCGTCGGCGTGTCGGTCGACCTGGCGCGGGAATTCGCCCGGCGCCTGAACGCTGGCATCGAACTGCGGGTGTTCGACACCGCCGGGCAGTCGGTCGACGCCGTCACCCGGGAAGAAGCCGATATCGGGTTTTTCGCCATCGATCCGGCGCGCGGCGCGGGCATTGCCTTCACCGGCTCCTATGTATTGATCGAAGGGGCCTATCTGGTGCGCGACGACTCCCCGCTGCAGGCTAACGAAGACGTCGACCGAGCCGGCAAGCGCGTCACCGTGGGCAAGGGCAGCGCCTATGACCTGCACCTGACGCGCGCCCTGCAGCATGCCGAGATCGTGCGCGCGGCCAGCTCGCAGGCGGTGGTCGACACCTTCCTGGCCCGGCGGCTGGACGTGGCTGCCGGCGTCAAGCAGCAGTTGCAGGCCGACGCGCGGCGCGTGGGCGGCGTGCGGCTGCTGCCGGGACGCTTCATGGTGATCAGGCAGGCGATGGGCCTGCCCAAGGCGCGCGGCGACGCGGCCGCCGCCTGCCTGGATGCCTTCGTCGAGAGCATGAAGGGCAACGGTTTCGTCGCCCAGGCGCTGGCGCGCCATGGCATCCAGGGCGCTTCCGTGGCGCCGCCCGGCCGGGACGGCTGA
- a CDS encoding aldehyde dehydrogenase family protein yields MEDLRNHEFKNYIGGQWVACAAGKTYPNVNPADTDDIVGRFQASQAEDAAAAVAAAQAAFDGWRNLAVSKRAALMQRAADYLEAHAEQFGRELTREEGKALNLAKDEVLRSAQTIRFYAAEGQSFSGETFVNDDPDMVVYSQREPLGVVTVISPWNFPVSIPARKIAPALITGNTVVFKPSSDAPLSGLRLVEAFEQAGLPPGVLNLVTGSASAIGAAITQASQVRAVSFTGSTAAGEQIHRSVDMTTRTQMELGGKNPLIVMADADLDRAVDLVVKGGFSLSGQACTGTSRVLVDAPVKAAFTEKLLAKVKALKVGNSLEGSFDLGPLATARQLESVMRYIEVGKQEARLLCGGERLEGPGYERGYYLTPAVFADVTQQMRIAREEIFGPVIALIEVNGYEDAIAKANDTEYGLAAAIATTNAQYAHRFARDIQAGTVKINRTTTGNLINAPFGGLKRSSTSTFRESGRIGLEFYTQIKTVYRAG; encoded by the coding sequence GTGGAAGATCTCCGGAACCACGAGTTCAAGAACTATATCGGCGGGCAATGGGTCGCCTGCGCCGCGGGCAAGACCTATCCCAACGTAAACCCGGCCGACACCGACGACATCGTGGGCCGCTTCCAGGCCTCGCAGGCCGAGGATGCGGCCGCGGCGGTGGCCGCCGCGCAGGCCGCCTTCGACGGTTGGCGCAACCTGGCCGTGTCCAAGCGCGCCGCGCTGATGCAGCGCGCCGCCGACTACCTGGAGGCGCACGCCGAGCAGTTCGGCCGCGAGCTGACGCGCGAGGAAGGCAAGGCGCTGAACCTGGCCAAGGACGAAGTCCTGCGCTCGGCGCAGACCATCCGCTTCTACGCGGCCGAGGGCCAGTCGTTCAGCGGCGAAACCTTCGTCAACGACGATCCGGACATGGTCGTGTACAGCCAGCGCGAGCCGCTGGGCGTGGTGACGGTGATCTCGCCGTGGAACTTCCCGGTGTCGATCCCGGCGCGCAAGATCGCCCCGGCGCTGATCACCGGCAATACCGTGGTGTTCAAGCCTTCCTCGGATGCGCCGCTGTCCGGCCTGCGCCTGGTCGAGGCGTTCGAGCAGGCGGGCCTGCCGCCCGGGGTGCTGAACCTGGTGACCGGCAGCGCCTCGGCCATCGGCGCGGCGATCACCCAGGCGTCGCAGGTGCGCGCGGTGTCGTTCACCGGCTCGACCGCGGCGGGCGAGCAGATCCACCGCTCGGTGGACATGACCACCCGCACGCAAATGGAGCTGGGCGGCAAGAACCCGCTGATCGTCATGGCCGATGCCGACCTGGACCGCGCCGTGGATCTGGTCGTCAAGGGCGGTTTTTCGCTCAGCGGCCAGGCCTGCACGGGAACCAGCCGCGTGCTGGTGGACGCGCCGGTCAAGGCGGCCTTCACCGAGAAGCTGCTGGCCAAGGTCAAGGCCCTGAAAGTGGGCAACAGCCTGGAAGGCAGTTTCGACCTGGGTCCGCTGGCCACCGCCAGGCAGCTCGAATCGGTGATGCGCTACATCGAGGTGGGCAAGCAGGAGGCCCGGCTGCTGTGTGGCGGCGAACGGCTGGAAGGCCCGGGCTACGAACGCGGCTACTACCTCACCCCGGCGGTCTTTGCCGACGTCACGCAGCAGATGCGCATCGCCCGCGAGGAGATCTTCGGGCCGGTCATCGCGCTGATCGAGGTCAATGGCTATGAAGACGCCATCGCCAAGGCCAACGACACCGAATACGGCCTGGCCGCGGCCATCGCCACCACCAATGCGCAGTACGCGCACCGTTTCGCGCGCGATATCCAGGCCGGCACGGTGAAGATCAACCGCACCACCACGGGCAACCTGATCAATGCGCCGTTCGGCGGCCTGAAGCGCTCCAGCACCTCGACGTTCCGCGAGTCGGGCCGCATTGGGCTGGAGTTCTATACCCAGATCAAGACGGTCTACCGCGCCGGCTGA